Proteins from a genomic interval of Paenibacillus sp. RC334:
- a CDS encoding amino acid adenylation domain-containing protein — protein sequence MSVGQDLSQCIKHVKEGLRRIPQKGIGYGILRYLSAAREQERFVTEPEISFNYLGQFDQDMQNQSIDVSPYSSGEELGAHAARSHTLDMNGMISEGELQLTISYSNQEYRRETMEQLAEEFRTSLREIIAHCAGRKQQELTPSDVMLKNVTMAELDQLVERTRDIGELENVYALTPMQKGMLFHNLMDAKSGAYFEQTTFDLRGRFQADIFQDSLNHLAQRHEIFRANFYSGWQDEPVQVIFRRKDIGFKYEDLRHLAKQERDAYVKEFIRKDKAAGFDLSQDALMRVAILRTGDEDYYFVWSSHHILMDGWCVALVTDEVFEAYFAAVEHREPKLAPVTPYSQYIEWLEAQDVEAASSYWKDYLLDYDQQTSIPTGKVGVKAEGAQFEHVLCDLGKDLTGRIEMVAKEHHVTTNTLLQTAWGLLLQKYNGSDDAVFGGVVSGRPADISGIENMVGLFINTIPVRIRSGAEDTFADMIRANQKQALASQAYETYPLYEIQALSEQKQDLINHIIVFENYPVEEQVEQLGEGAESDFEISNAGMIEQTNYDFNLLVIPLEAMKIRFEYNAKLYDREAVERTQSHLVQLLEQVTAKPDIQVHELDVLSEQEREQILGVWGDTAVKYPREQTIHGLFETQAAQTPEQAALFFEGEQLTYRELNERATRLARTLRNQGVTKDRLVGLMTERSVDLIVGILGILKAGGAYVPIDPTYPEERIRYMLNDSGAELLLTQSHLLDKAAFNGNVLVLDGAQGVYHEDGSHLEPLSGPNDLAYVIYTSGTTGQPKGVMVEHRNVVRLVKNTNYAQLDADTRILQTGAIVFDASTFEIWGALLNGGQLVLVSQDVILDGPKLKEAVRNHGITTMWLTAPLFNQLSQQDLDLFEGVRELLVGGDVLSVPHINRVMIAHPNLQIINGYGPTENTTFSTTHTITGVQSGSVPIGRPIHNSTAYVVDRSMRLQPIGVWGELIVGGDGVARGYLNRPDLTAEKFIDSPFRSGERCYRTGDLVRLNVDGTLEYKGRIDAQVKIRGYRIELGEVETQLLKLEAVREAVVIAREDEQGQKQLCAYVVTDEEVVASELRSALSQELPGYMMPSYFIHLEQVPLTPNGKIDRKALPAPEVSLQSGADYVAPRTWVEVKLAQIWQNVLGLAQVGVKENFFEIGGHSLRATTLASKIHKELNKPLPLRSIFEAPTIEQLAAVLEQLDQVNYASIPVTEARGFYPLSSAQKRLYVLHQFDPNDVNYNMPSVLQVSGPLDVKRVEDAFRQLIARHATLRTRFELVDSEPMQWIEEIVPFEVEYAKVQAEGATTDTDMMVSKETQELVRRFVRPFVLQAAPLLRVGLVDLGVQGVEQEQQHLLMLDMHHIVSDGVSMGVLTDEFVRLYEGEELSPLRIQYKDYAVWQQSEAHQEWMQRQEAYWLDTFRGELPVLDVPTDFARPAVRSTAGDTVVFGLEHEVSERLKELAAHTGSTLYMVLLAAYTALLHQYSGQEDMVVGTPIAGRPHADLESILGMFVGTLALRNYPTAEHTFRSYVEEVKDRALQAYEHQDYPFEELVEKLNVKRDMSRHPLFDTMFTLQTTEESELQLADLSFRPYGLEQTPVKFDLMLEAREEGVGIQFGLQYATALYQRETVERMTRHFIRLAEAVAANPDAKLGELELITAEETERILKVFNDPNAHSVRETEQGRSLSERFEEQAKRSPDRVAVVSGGTTLTYAELNERANRLARVLRAEGIDADQPVGVLLERSADILVSILGVLKAGGAYVPMDTMYPQERIDYMLQDSGAKVVITSRVANLSLSLPSTVRAVVLDDENVQAQLGAQDASNLIPVARPHNLAYMIYTSGTTGQPKGVMIEQGSVSNLVDALFERVYSRYEQPLHVAWLSAFVFDASVKQIFASLLLGHTLHVVSRDVSLSGEHLIAYYRTHRIDLSDGTPAHLHILNESVSVTEAPEVKHYLIGGEALSVQLVNVFLHKWSGYRPVITNVYGPTETTVDATAYTIEDVEALNVLLEKGEHTVSIGTPIANQSVYILNSQQQLVPIGIAGELYIGGAGVGRGYLNLPELTAEKFIPNPFASASVEAEQAPDAHIHRMYRTGDLARWLPDGSIEYLGRIDHQVKIRGYRIELGEVEAQLLTVDGIQKAVVTAWESEDGHKDLCAYIVATAPLSLPELRNALQPKLPDYMIPIYVVQLDRFQLTPSGKIDRKALPAPETRLEGGMEYVAPRTPLEAKLAQIWQDVLKLSSVGVTDSFFDMGGHSLRATTLVTKIHQELDSRITLREVFQHITIEQQAQLIATHGTDTYTVIPAAAKQAYYPVSSAQKRLYILSHLEGGDVSYNMPDVLTVEGPLQADRLEEAFRQLIARHETLRTSFEMVEGEVVQRVYDQVEFAVERLQVSESEAEAYIESFVRSFDLRQAPLLRVRIIQTGPERHFLMYDMHHIISDGVSSNNIVQELVQLYEEQELEPLPIQYKDYAVWQQQEMQRESYQRREHFWLEHLAGELPVLDLPIAYPRPAVRSFEGVLYEFTVDPNVSEQLHRMAAQTGSTLYMVLLSAYTVLLSKYSGQDDLIIGTPVAGRLLPELEPLIGMFVNTLAIRHQPKGNQTFHNYLLEARDRTLQAFEHQDYPLEELVEKLDVARDTSRNPLFDTMFALENTESQEAKLETLSFSPYVREHRISKFDLTLSMSDEDGVIKGSFEYCTKLFGAEAIERLTEDLIAILSQVGANPDLLLSEIQVNSGEQPEGFSPDSIDFVF from the coding sequence ATGAGCGTGGGACAAGACCTTTCACAGTGCATCAAACATGTGAAGGAAGGGCTGCGTCGCATTCCGCAAAAGGGTATCGGCTACGGTATTTTGAGATACCTGTCCGCCGCACGTGAGCAAGAGCGTTTTGTAACCGAGCCTGAAATCAGCTTTAACTATTTGGGACAATTTGATCAAGATATGCAAAATCAATCCATTGACGTATCTCCTTACTCCAGCGGTGAAGAGCTTGGCGCACATGCAGCCAGATCGCACACGCTAGACATGAATGGAATGATTTCGGAAGGCGAACTGCAATTGACGATCAGCTACAGCAATCAGGAATATCGCCGAGAAACGATGGAGCAGCTAGCCGAGGAGTTCAGAACCAGCTTGCGGGAAATCATTGCGCATTGCGCAGGCCGCAAACAACAGGAGCTGACTCCAAGCGATGTAATGCTTAAAAATGTAACCATGGCTGAGCTGGATCAATTGGTAGAGCGGACTCGTGACATTGGCGAACTGGAAAATGTATATGCGTTAACGCCGATGCAAAAAGGTATGCTGTTCCATAATCTGATGGATGCAAAGTCAGGTGCTTATTTTGAACAAACGACATTTGATTTGCGCGGACGCTTCCAAGCGGATATTTTCCAAGATAGCTTGAATCATTTGGCGCAGCGGCATGAGATTTTTAGAGCTAATTTCTACAGTGGTTGGCAGGATGAGCCGGTGCAGGTCATTTTCCGCCGCAAGGATATTGGTTTCAAATATGAGGATCTGCGTCATTTGGCTAAGCAGGAGCGTGACGCGTACGTGAAGGAATTTATTCGCAAAGACAAGGCAGCCGGATTCGATTTGTCCCAGGATGCATTGATGCGCGTGGCGATTTTACGAACAGGTGATGAGGATTATTATTTTGTGTGGAGCTCTCATCACATCTTGATGGATGGCTGGTGTGTGGCGTTGGTAACGGATGAGGTGTTTGAGGCTTATTTTGCAGCCGTCGAGCATAGAGAACCGAAGCTTGCCCCAGTTACTCCGTACAGTCAATATATTGAGTGGCTTGAAGCACAGGATGTAGAGGCTGCATCTTCATACTGGAAGGATTATTTGCTCGACTATGATCAGCAAACTTCGATTCCGACCGGAAAAGTAGGCGTGAAAGCGGAAGGTGCACAATTTGAGCATGTGCTGTGCGATCTGGGCAAGGATTTGACAGGCCGCATTGAAATGGTTGCCAAGGAGCACCACGTGACCACGAATACATTACTGCAAACGGCATGGGGCTTGCTGCTTCAAAAGTACAACGGTAGTGATGACGCTGTTTTTGGCGGTGTAGTGTCGGGTCGTCCGGCTGATATTTCGGGTATTGAAAATATGGTGGGCTTGTTCATTAACACCATTCCAGTACGTATCCGTAGTGGAGCTGAGGATACATTTGCCGACATGATCAGAGCGAATCAGAAGCAGGCGCTGGCTTCTCAAGCTTATGAAACGTATCCGCTATATGAAATTCAAGCCTTAAGCGAGCAAAAGCAAGACTTGATCAACCACATTATCGTGTTCGAAAACTATCCGGTGGAGGAGCAGGTCGAGCAACTTGGCGAAGGTGCAGAATCGGATTTTGAAATTAGCAACGCAGGTATGATTGAACAAACCAACTATGATTTCAATTTGCTCGTCATTCCGCTGGAAGCGATGAAAATCCGATTTGAATACAATGCGAAGCTCTATGATCGTGAAGCCGTTGAACGGACTCAGAGCCATCTGGTGCAGCTGCTGGAGCAAGTGACAGCGAAGCCAGACATTCAAGTGCATGAGTTGGATGTTTTAAGTGAGCAGGAGCGCGAGCAAATTCTGGGCGTATGGGGAGATACAGCCGTCAAGTATCCAAGGGAGCAAACGATCCATGGCTTGTTCGAAACACAAGCAGCGCAGACACCGGAGCAGGCAGCGTTGTTCTTCGAAGGAGAGCAGTTGACCTATCGCGAGCTGAATGAACGCGCGACTCGTCTGGCTCGTACTCTGCGCAATCAAGGCGTGACGAAGGATCGCCTGGTGGGACTGATGACCGAGCGTTCGGTAGACTTGATCGTGGGTATCTTAGGCATTTTGAAAGCCGGGGGTGCATATGTTCCGATCGATCCGACGTATCCAGAGGAGCGTATCCGCTACATGCTGAATGACTCGGGGGCAGAGCTGTTGTTGACGCAAAGCCATCTGCTGGACAAAGCTGCTTTTAATGGCAACGTGCTGGTGTTGGATGGGGCACAGGGTGTGTACCACGAGGATGGCTCCCATCTAGAGCCGTTGTCTGGTCCGAACGACCTTGCGTATGTGATTTATACGTCGGGTACGACGGGCCAGCCAAAGGGCGTCATGGTAGAACACCGTAATGTTGTACGTTTGGTGAAAAATACTAACTATGCGCAGTTGGATGCCGACACGCGCATTTTGCAGACTGGGGCTATTGTCTTCGACGCATCCACCTTTGAAATTTGGGGTGCGCTATTGAATGGTGGACAGCTGGTGCTGGTAAGTCAGGATGTCATTTTGGACGGGCCTAAGCTTAAGGAAGCTGTTCGCAATCATGGCATTACCACGATGTGGCTGACCGCGCCGCTCTTTAACCAGCTGTCCCAGCAGGATCTTGATCTGTTTGAGGGGGTACGGGAGCTGTTGGTCGGTGGTGATGTGCTGTCTGTACCGCATATTAACCGGGTAATGATAGCCCATCCGAACCTGCAGATTATTAACGGCTACGGCCCGACCGAAAATACGACCTTCTCCACAACACATACGATTACTGGCGTGCAATCAGGATCGGTACCAATTGGCAGACCGATCCATAACTCGACGGCGTATGTCGTGGACCGTTCGATGCGGCTCCAGCCTATCGGGGTATGGGGAGAACTGATCGTGGGCGGTGACGGGGTGGCACGTGGATACCTCAACCGTCCGGATCTGACGGCCGAAAAGTTCATCGACAGCCCGTTCCGCAGCGGAGAACGCTGCTATCGCACAGGCGACCTAGTACGCTTGAATGTGGACGGGACCCTGGAATATAAGGGACGGATCGACGCACAGGTGAAAATTCGCGGCTACCGGATCGAGCTGGGCGAGGTAGAAACCCAGCTGCTGAAGCTGGAGGCGGTGCGAGAAGCTGTGGTCATCGCACGAGAAGATGAGCAAGGGCAGAAGCAGCTCTGCGCTTATGTGGTCACCGATGAGGAAGTTGTGGCAAGTGAGCTACGCAGCGCTTTAAGCCAGGAGCTGCCAGGCTACATGATGCCGTCATATTTCATCCACTTGGAGCAGGTGCCGCTGACACCAAACGGTAAAATCGACCGCAAAGCACTACCGGCACCAGAGGTCAGTCTGCAAAGCGGAGCGGATTATGTTGCACCGCGGACATGGGTGGAAGTGAAGTTGGCCCAAATTTGGCAAAATGTACTTGGATTGGCACAGGTTGGAGTGAAGGAAAACTTCTTTGAGATTGGCGGACATTCACTGCGGGCGACAACCCTGGCCTCGAAGATTCACAAGGAACTGAATAAGCCGCTTCCATTGCGCAGTATTTTTGAAGCACCAACGATTGAACAACTGGCAGCCGTTTTGGAACAGCTGGATCAAGTGAACTATGCGTCCATTCCGGTGACAGAAGCCCGTGGCTTCTACCCGTTATCCTCGGCGCAAAAACGACTGTATGTGCTGCATCAGTTCGACCCGAATGATGTGAACTACAACATGCCGTCGGTGCTGCAAGTGAGTGGTCCGCTCGATGTGAAACGAGTAGAAGACGCGTTCCGGCAACTGATCGCCCGCCATGCAACCTTGCGTACCCGCTTTGAACTAGTGGACAGTGAGCCGATGCAATGGATTGAGGAGATCGTGCCGTTCGAGGTGGAATATGCAAAGGTACAGGCAGAGGGTGCGACTACGGATACGGACATGATGGTCAGCAAGGAAACGCAAGAACTGGTACGGCGCTTTGTCCGTCCGTTCGTTCTGCAAGCAGCGCCGCTGCTGCGGGTAGGCTTGGTGGACCTGGGCGTACAAGGAGTGGAACAAGAACAACAGCATTTGCTTATGCTCGATATGCACCATATCGTCTCGGATGGTGTGTCCATGGGCGTACTGACTGATGAATTTGTCCGCTTGTATGAGGGTGAAGAGCTGTCGCCATTGCGGATTCAGTACAAGGATTATGCGGTATGGCAGCAAAGCGAAGCCCATCAGGAGTGGATGCAGCGTCAGGAAGCGTACTGGCTCGACACCTTCCGGGGTGAGTTGCCTGTACTGGATGTACCTACGGACTTTGCCCGTCCGGCGGTACGCAGTACGGCAGGGGATACGGTCGTGTTCGGACTGGAGCATGAAGTTAGCGAACGCCTGAAAGAACTGGCGGCGCACACAGGCTCTACATTGTACATGGTGCTGCTGGCTGCGTACACCGCACTCTTGCACCAATACAGCGGCCAAGAGGACATGGTAGTCGGCACGCCGATTGCAGGACGACCGCATGCAGATCTGGAGTCGATCCTTGGGATGTTCGTTGGTACGTTGGCATTGCGAAACTATCCGACGGCAGAGCATACCTTCCGCAGCTACGTGGAAGAAGTGAAAGATCGTGCCCTGCAAGCATACGAACATCAGGACTATCCATTTGAGGAACTGGTGGAAAAGCTGAACGTGAAGCGGGATATGAGCCGCCATCCGCTGTTCGATACGATGTTTACGCTGCAAACCACTGAGGAAAGCGAATTGCAGCTGGCAGACCTAAGCTTCCGTCCATACGGCTTGGAACAAACGCCAGTCAAGTTTGATTTGATGCTGGAAGCCAGGGAGGAAGGGGTAGGCATCCAGTTTGGATTGCAGTATGCAACCGCGTTGTATCAACGGGAAACCGTAGAACGGATGACACGTCACTTCATTCGTTTGGCCGAAGCCGTGGCAGCGAACCCGGATGCGAAGTTGGGCGAGCTGGAGCTGATTACAGCGGAAGAAACCGAGCGGATTCTGAAGGTGTTCAATGACCCGAACGCGCATAGCGTGCGTGAAACAGAACAAGGTCGCTCGCTCAGCGAACGATTTGAAGAGCAAGCGAAGCGCAGCCCTGATCGGGTAGCGGTCGTGTCTGGGGGCACGACGCTGACCTACGCCGAGCTGAACGAGCGTGCGAACCGATTGGCCCGTGTGTTACGAGCGGAAGGAATCGATGCAGATCAACCGGTAGGCGTGTTACTGGAACGTTCTGCCGATATCCTGGTGAGCATTCTAGGAGTACTTAAGGCCGGAGGCGCGTATGTGCCGATGGATACCATGTATCCGCAGGAACGTATCGACTACATGCTCCAAGACAGCGGGGCAAAGGTCGTGATTACAAGCAGAGTCGCCAATCTCTCACTCAGCTTGCCATCCACAGTTCGAGCAGTAGTTCTTGACGATGAGAACGTTCAAGCTCAACTGGGAGCACAGGATGCGAGCAACCTGATCCCTGTGGCCCGCCCGCATAACCTGGCCTATATGATTTACACGTCAGGCACAACCGGTCAGCCGAAAGGTGTCATGATCGAGCAGGGCAGTGTCAGCAATCTGGTAGATGCTTTATTTGAGCGAGTATACAGCCGTTATGAACAGCCGCTTCATGTCGCATGGCTGTCGGCATTTGTATTTGACGCTTCGGTGAAGCAAATCTTTGCCAGCTTGTTATTAGGCCACACCTTGCATGTGGTATCCCGTGACGTCAGCCTGAGCGGGGAGCATTTGATCGCCTACTACCGAACGCACCGAATTGATCTGTCGGACGGCACACCTGCGCATCTGCATATTTTGAACGAAAGCGTCAGTGTGACGGAAGCGCCAGAAGTGAAGCATTACCTGATCGGCGGTGAAGCATTATCTGTACAACTGGTCAATGTGTTCCTGCACAAGTGGTCCGGGTACCGCCCGGTAATTACTAATGTGTATGGTCCGACCGAAACGACGGTAGATGCAACAGCTTATACGATTGAAGATGTAGAAGCCCTGAACGTGCTGCTGGAAAAAGGTGAACACACCGTATCCATCGGAACGCCGATAGCGAACCAGTCTGTGTACATCCTGAACAGCCAGCAGCAACTGGTGCCGATCGGTATCGCAGGTGAGCTCTATATTGGAGGTGCAGGTGTAGGAAGAGGATACCTGAACCTGCCGGAACTGACGGCAGAGAAGTTCATACCGAATCCGTTTGCCTCAGCTTCAGTGGAAGCTGAACAAGCTCCAGATGCCCACATCCACCGGATGTATCGGACGGGCGACCTGGCCCGATGGCTGCCAGATGGAAGCATCGAGTATTTAGGCCGGATCGACCACCAGGTGAAAATCCGGGGGTACCGGATCGAGCTGGGCGAGGTGGAAGCACAGCTGCTGACCGTAGACGGCATTCAGAAAGCCGTGGTCACGGCATGGGAAAGCGAAGACGGACATAAGGACCTGTGTGCCTACATCGTAGCCACAGCACCGCTGAGTCTGCCGGAGCTGCGCAATGCGCTGCAGCCGAAGCTGCCGGATTACATGATCCCGATATATGTTGTACAACTGGATCGTTTCCAGCTGACCCCAAGCGGAAAAATTGACCGCAAGGCGTTGCCAGCGCCGGAAACGCGCCTCGAAGGTGGCATGGAATACGTTGCGCCGCGGACGCCGCTCGAAGCCAAGCTTGCTCAAATTTGGCAGGATGTGTTGAAGCTGTCCAGCGTTGGAGTCACCGACTCATTCTTCGACATGGGTGGACACTCCCTGCGAGCAACAACGCTGGTGACCAAAATCCATCAGGAACTGGACAGCCGGATTACACTGCGTGAGGTGTTCCAGCACATTACGATTGAGCAGCAAGCCCAGCTCATAGCTACGCACGGCACAGACACCTATACGGTGATCCCTGCGGCGGCGAAACAGGCCTACTACCCGGTTTCCTCGGCTCAAAAACGTCTGTACATTTTGAGCCATCTGGAAGGTGGGGATGTCAGCTACAACATGCCGGATGTGCTAACGGTGGAAGGACCGCTTCAGGCAGATCGACTGGAGGAAGCATTCCGTCAGTTAATAGCCCGCCATGAAACGTTGCGGACTTCCTTTGAAATGGTGGAAGGCGAGGTTGTTCAGCGGGTTTACGATCAGGTTGAGTTTGCAGTAGAGCGCCTGCAGGTTAGTGAATCTGAAGCCGAAGCGTATATCGAATCCTTTGTACGCAGCTTTGATCTTCGGCAGGCACCACTGCTGCGTGTCCGGATCATTCAAACCGGACCAGAGCGCCATTTCCTGATGTACGACATGCACCATATTATTTCAGACGGTGTATCGTCTAACAATATCGTGCAGGAACTGGTACAGCTGTACGAGGAGCAGGAATTGGAGCCGCTGCCGATTCAGTACAAGGACTATGCCGTGTGGCAGCAGCAGGAAATGCAGCGTGAGTCATATCAACGCCGGGAACACTTCTGGCTGGAGCATTTAGCCGGAGAATTGCCGGTACTGGATTTGCCGATTGCTTATCCAAGACCTGCTGTTCGCAGCTTCGAGGGTGTGCTGTATGAATTTACAGTTGACCCGAATGTATCCGAACAACTGCACCGAATGGCGGCACAGACCGGAAGTACGTTGTACATGGTGCTATTGAGCGCCTACACCGTTCTGCTGTCCAAATACAGCGGTCAGGACGATTTGATCATCGGTACTCCGGTAGCAGGCCGCTTGTTGCCTGAGTTGGAGCCACTGATCGGAATGTTCGTCAATACGCTAGCCATCCGGCATCAGCCGAAGGGCAACCAAACGTTCCACAACTACTTGCTGGAAGCCAGAGATCGTACGCTGCAAGCCTTCGAGCATCAGGATTATCCACTGGAAGAGTTAGTGGAAAAGCTGGATGTAGCACGGGATACAAGCCGTAACCCATTGTTTGACACCATGTTTGCACTGGAAAATACGGAGTCGCAGGAAGCGAAGCTTGAGACCCTGTCCTTCAGTCCGTATGTTCGGGAGCATCGTATCTCCAAATTTGATTTGACCTTGTCCATGAGCGATGAAGACGGGGTGATCAAGGGTTCCTTTGAATATTGCACGAAGCTGTTTGGGGCAGAGGCGATTGAACGATTAACGGAAGATTTGATAGCGATTCTGTCACAGGTTGGGGCAAACCCGGATCTGCTGTTAAGCGAAATTCAGGTGAACTCGGGCGAGCAGCCGGAAGGCTTCTCACCGGATTCCATCGACTTTGTTTTCTAA